The Bos javanicus breed banteng chromosome 11, ARS-OSU_banteng_1.0, whole genome shotgun sequence genome includes a window with the following:
- the GBGT1 gene encoding globoside alpha-1,3-N-acetylgalactosaminyltransferase 1 isoform X4, with protein sequence MQGYRVHYYIFTHDPQAIPRVPLGPGRRLSVIPVPGPSQWEEASMRRMEAISVHIAKRAHREVDYLFCLDVDMAFRNTWGPETLGDLVAAIHPDYFTVPRHQFPYERRPVSTAFVADGEGDFYYGRAVFGGRVARVYEFTRGCHMGILADKANGIMAACQEESHLNRRFLSHKPSKVLSPEYLWDDRKPQPPSLKLIRFSTLNKDTARLRS encoded by the coding sequence ATGCAGGGGTACCGCGTGCACTACTACATCTTCACTCACGACCCCCAGGCCATTCCTCGGGTCCCGCTGGGCCCTGGCCGCCGCCTCAGTGTCATCCCAGTCCCCGGGCCCTCCCAGTGGGAGGAGGCCTCCATGCGCCGGATGGAGGCCATCAGCGTGCACATCGCCAAGAGGGCGCACCGGGAGGTGGACTACCTCTTCTGCCTGGACGTGGACATGGCATTCCGGAACACATGGGGCCCCGAGACCTTGGGGGACCTCGTGGCTGCCATCCACCCGGACTACTTCACTGTCCCCCGCCACCAGTTCCCCTATGAGCGCCGGCCTGTCTCCACCGCCTTCGTGGCGGATGGCGAGGGGGACTTCTACTATGGCAGGGCGGTCTTTGGGGGGCGGGTGGCCAGGGTGTATGAGTTCACCAGGGGCTGCCACATGGGCATCCTGGCAGACAAGGCCAACGGCATCATGGCAGCCTGCCAGGAGGAGAGCCACCTGAACCGCCGCTTCCTCTCGCACAAGCCCTCCAAGGTGCTGTCCCCCGAGTACCTCTGGGACGACAGGAagccccagccccccagcctgAAGCTGATCCGCTTCTCTACCCTGAACAAGGACACTGCCCGGCTGCGGAGCTGA
- the GBGT1 gene encoding globoside alpha-1,3-N-acetylgalactosaminyltransferase 1 isoform X3 — protein MHCLRLALGLGFCLLLGITLCSLWMYVENWLLVSYIPYYLPCPEIFNMKLQYEEEPSQPVAQSQYPQPKLLEQKPTELLTLTPWLAPIVSEGTFNAELLHHIYQPLNLTIGLTTFAVGNRYTRFVQHFLESAERFFMQGYRVHYYIFTHDPQAIPRVPLGPGRRLSVIPVPGPSQWEEASMRRMEAISVHIAKRAHREVDYLFCLDVDMAFRNTWGPETLGDLVAAIHPDYFTVPRHQFPYERRPVSTAFVADGEGDFYYGRAVFGGRVARVYEFTRGCHMGILADKANGIMAACQEESHLNRRFLSHKPSKVLSPEYLWDDRKPQPPSLKLIRFSTLNKDTARLRS, from the exons ATGCACTGCCTGAGACTGGCCCTGGGCCTGGGATTCTGCCTGCTGCTGGGCATCACCCTCTGCTCTCTGTG GATGTATGTCGAGAACTGGCTGCTGGTCTCCTACATCCCCTATTATCTCCCCTGCCCAGAGATCTT CAACATGAAGCTTCAGTACGAGGAGGAGCCGTCCCAGCCCGTGGCACA GTCACAGTACCCTCAGCCCAAGCTGCTGGAGCAAAA GCCCACAGAGCTACTGACACTCACACCCTGGCTGGCGCCCATCGTCTCCGAGGGAACCTTTAATGCCGAGCTTCTGCATCACATCTACCAGCCACTGAACCTGACCATCGGGCTTACGACGTTTGCTGTGGGAAA CAGGTATACCCGGTTCGTCCAGCACTTCCTGGAGTCGGCCGAGCGGTTCTTCATGCAGGGGTACCGCGTGCACTACTACATCTTCACTCACGACCCCCAGGCCATTCCTCGGGTCCCGCTGGGCCCTGGCCGCCGCCTCAGTGTCATCCCAGTCCCCGGGCCCTCCCAGTGGGAGGAGGCCTCCATGCGCCGGATGGAGGCCATCAGCGTGCACATCGCCAAGAGGGCGCACCGGGAGGTGGACTACCTCTTCTGCCTGGACGTGGACATGGCATTCCGGAACACATGGGGCCCCGAGACCTTGGGGGACCTCGTGGCTGCCATCCACCCGGACTACTTCACTGTCCCCCGCCACCAGTTCCCCTATGAGCGCCGGCCTGTCTCCACCGCCTTCGTGGCGGATGGCGAGGGGGACTTCTACTATGGCAGGGCGGTCTTTGGGGGGCGGGTGGCCAGGGTGTATGAGTTCACCAGGGGCTGCCACATGGGCATCCTGGCAGACAAGGCCAACGGCATCATGGCAGCCTGCCAGGAGGAGAGCCACCTGAACCGCCGCTTCCTCTCGCACAAGCCCTCCAAGGTGCTGTCCCCCGAGTACCTCTGGGACGACAGGAagccccagccccccagcctgAAGCTGATCCGCTTCTCTACCCTGAACAAGGACACTGCCCGGCTGCGGAGCTGA
- the GBGT1 gene encoding globoside alpha-1,3-N-acetylgalactosaminyltransferase 1 isoform X2, with protein sequence MVVPRGGQSSGQCPVDKEHPFAGAQAQRLPPAMHCLRLALGLGFCLLLGITLCSLWMYVENWLLVSYIPYYLPCPEIFNMKLQYEEEPSQPVAQSQYPQPKLLEQKPTELLTLTPWLAPIVSEGTFNAELLHHIYQPLNLTIGLTTFAVGKYTRFVQHFLESAERFFMQGYRVHYYIFTHDPQAIPRVPLGPGRRLSVIPVPGPSQWEEASMRRMEAISVHIAKRAHREVDYLFCLDVDMAFRNTWGPETLGDLVAAIHPDYFTVPRHQFPYERRPVSTAFVADGEGDFYYGRAVFGGRVARVYEFTRGCHMGILADKANGIMAACQEESHLNRRFLSHKPSKVLSPEYLWDDRKPQPPSLKLIRFSTLNKDTARLRS encoded by the exons ATGGTGGTGCCCAGGGGAGGGCAGAGCAGCGGTCAGTGTCCTGTGGATAAGGAGCATCCCTTTGCAG GTGCCCAGGCTCAGAGGCTGCCCCCAGCGATGCACTGCCTGAGACTGGCCCTGGGCCTGGGATTCTGCCTGCTGCTGGGCATCACCCTCTGCTCTCTGTG GATGTATGTCGAGAACTGGCTGCTGGTCTCCTACATCCCCTATTATCTCCCCTGCCCAGAGATCTT CAACATGAAGCTTCAGTACGAGGAGGAGCCGTCCCAGCCCGTGGCACA GTCACAGTACCCTCAGCCCAAGCTGCTGGAGCAAAA GCCCACAGAGCTACTGACACTCACACCCTGGCTGGCGCCCATCGTCTCCGAGGGAACCTTTAATGCCGAGCTTCTGCATCACATCTACCAGCCACTGAACCTGACCATCGGGCTTACGACGTTTGCTGTGGGAAA GTATACCCGGTTCGTCCAGCACTTCCTGGAGTCGGCCGAGCGGTTCTTCATGCAGGGGTACCGCGTGCACTACTACATCTTCACTCACGACCCCCAGGCCATTCCTCGGGTCCCGCTGGGCCCTGGCCGCCGCCTCAGTGTCATCCCAGTCCCCGGGCCCTCCCAGTGGGAGGAGGCCTCCATGCGCCGGATGGAGGCCATCAGCGTGCACATCGCCAAGAGGGCGCACCGGGAGGTGGACTACCTCTTCTGCCTGGACGTGGACATGGCATTCCGGAACACATGGGGCCCCGAGACCTTGGGGGACCTCGTGGCTGCCATCCACCCGGACTACTTCACTGTCCCCCGCCACCAGTTCCCCTATGAGCGCCGGCCTGTCTCCACCGCCTTCGTGGCGGATGGCGAGGGGGACTTCTACTATGGCAGGGCGGTCTTTGGGGGGCGGGTGGCCAGGGTGTATGAGTTCACCAGGGGCTGCCACATGGGCATCCTGGCAGACAAGGCCAACGGCATCATGGCAGCCTGCCAGGAGGAGAGCCACCTGAACCGCCGCTTCCTCTCGCACAAGCCCTCCAAGGTGCTGTCCCCCGAGTACCTCTGGGACGACAGGAagccccagccccccagcctgAAGCTGATCCGCTTCTCTACCCTGAACAAGGACACTGCCCGGCTGCGGAGCTGA
- the GBGT1 gene encoding globoside alpha-1,3-N-acetylgalactosaminyltransferase 1 isoform X1, with the protein MVVPRGGQSSGQCPVDKEHPFAGAQAQRLPPAMHCLRLALGLGFCLLLGITLCSLWMYVENWLLVSYIPYYLPCPEIFNMKLQYEEEPSQPVAQSQYPQPKLLEQKPTELLTLTPWLAPIVSEGTFNAELLHHIYQPLNLTIGLTTFAVGNRYTRFVQHFLESAERFFMQGYRVHYYIFTHDPQAIPRVPLGPGRRLSVIPVPGPSQWEEASMRRMEAISVHIAKRAHREVDYLFCLDVDMAFRNTWGPETLGDLVAAIHPDYFTVPRHQFPYERRPVSTAFVADGEGDFYYGRAVFGGRVARVYEFTRGCHMGILADKANGIMAACQEESHLNRRFLSHKPSKVLSPEYLWDDRKPQPPSLKLIRFSTLNKDTARLRS; encoded by the exons ATGGTGGTGCCCAGGGGAGGGCAGAGCAGCGGTCAGTGTCCTGTGGATAAGGAGCATCCCTTTGCAG GTGCCCAGGCTCAGAGGCTGCCCCCAGCGATGCACTGCCTGAGACTGGCCCTGGGCCTGGGATTCTGCCTGCTGCTGGGCATCACCCTCTGCTCTCTGTG GATGTATGTCGAGAACTGGCTGCTGGTCTCCTACATCCCCTATTATCTCCCCTGCCCAGAGATCTT CAACATGAAGCTTCAGTACGAGGAGGAGCCGTCCCAGCCCGTGGCACA GTCACAGTACCCTCAGCCCAAGCTGCTGGAGCAAAA GCCCACAGAGCTACTGACACTCACACCCTGGCTGGCGCCCATCGTCTCCGAGGGAACCTTTAATGCCGAGCTTCTGCATCACATCTACCAGCCACTGAACCTGACCATCGGGCTTACGACGTTTGCTGTGGGAAA CAGGTATACCCGGTTCGTCCAGCACTTCCTGGAGTCGGCCGAGCGGTTCTTCATGCAGGGGTACCGCGTGCACTACTACATCTTCACTCACGACCCCCAGGCCATTCCTCGGGTCCCGCTGGGCCCTGGCCGCCGCCTCAGTGTCATCCCAGTCCCCGGGCCCTCCCAGTGGGAGGAGGCCTCCATGCGCCGGATGGAGGCCATCAGCGTGCACATCGCCAAGAGGGCGCACCGGGAGGTGGACTACCTCTTCTGCCTGGACGTGGACATGGCATTCCGGAACACATGGGGCCCCGAGACCTTGGGGGACCTCGTGGCTGCCATCCACCCGGACTACTTCACTGTCCCCCGCCACCAGTTCCCCTATGAGCGCCGGCCTGTCTCCACCGCCTTCGTGGCGGATGGCGAGGGGGACTTCTACTATGGCAGGGCGGTCTTTGGGGGGCGGGTGGCCAGGGTGTATGAGTTCACCAGGGGCTGCCACATGGGCATCCTGGCAGACAAGGCCAACGGCATCATGGCAGCCTGCCAGGAGGAGAGCCACCTGAACCGCCGCTTCCTCTCGCACAAGCCCTCCAAGGTGCTGTCCCCCGAGTACCTCTGGGACGACAGGAagccccagccccccagcctgAAGCTGATCCGCTTCTCTACCCTGAACAAGGACACTGCCCGGCTGCGGAGCTGA